In one Halomarina ordinaria genomic region, the following are encoded:
- a CDS encoding DUF2270 domain-containing protein, translating to MGRGFFEESSAPGSAMAHLYRGEIHRMKLWRERLDRTSNWAVTLIAAILTYAFSSATRPHYVILVGVVMVTIFLVIEARRYRGYDMWRSRVRMLQRNVFAYSLDPSQGIEDPDWRPRLSRDYREPRAKISYEEATAHRLRRVYLPLFTVLLAAWLFRVLVTPTTGSGWPASAAVGSVSGLATAGLVGAFYAVLVAITFRPRVWQATGELRRSDVGAWNDIE from the coding sequence ATGGGGCGGGGGTTCTTCGAGGAGTCGAGCGCCCCCGGGTCGGCGATGGCACACCTCTACCGGGGCGAGATCCACCGGATGAAACTGTGGCGCGAGCGACTCGACCGGACGTCGAACTGGGCGGTGACGCTCATCGCGGCCATCCTCACCTACGCCTTCTCCAGTGCCACCCGGCCACACTACGTCATCCTCGTCGGCGTGGTGATGGTGACCATCTTCCTCGTCATCGAGGCCCGTCGCTACCGGGGCTACGACATGTGGCGGTCCCGGGTTCGGATGCTCCAGCGGAACGTGTTCGCGTACTCGCTAGACCCCTCGCAGGGTATCGAGGACCCGGACTGGCGCCCGCGTCTCTCGCGGGACTACCGCGAACCGCGCGCGAAGATCTCCTACGAGGAGGCCACCGCCCACCGCCTTCGGCGGGTGTATCTCCCGCTGTTCACGGTCCTGCTCGCGGCGTGGCTGTTCCGCGTCCTCGTCACCCCGACGACCGGGAGCGGGTGGCCCGCGAGCGCGGCGGTCGGTTCCGTGTCCGGACTGGCCACCGCCGGTCTCGTCGGGGCCTTCTACGCGGTGCTCGTCGCCATCACGTTCCGGCCGCGCGTCTGGCAGGCGACCGGTGAACTACGGCGGAGCGACGTCGGTGCCTGGAACGACATCGAGTGA
- a CDS encoding MBL fold metallo-hydrolase, giving the protein MATITFAGSGDTVGSGGRLQTCIHVATDESRFLLDCGASSLPALKREGVDPNTVDAIFLTHLHGDHFGGIPFFVLDAQLVSKREAPLLVAGPPGTETRVEAAMDVLFPGLSEVEQAFDVTYREYGAGESVVDEDVEVTPFEVVHPSGAPAYALRAAFDGRVLTYSGDTEWTESLAAAARGADLFVCEAYFYEKSVPYHLDYATLRSHLGTLDCDRVVLTHMSEDMLARRSEVDLECAEDGTRLTL; this is encoded by the coding sequence ATGGCGACCATCACGTTCGCGGGCTCCGGCGACACGGTCGGGAGTGGCGGTCGACTCCAGACCTGCATCCACGTGGCGACCGACGAGTCGCGGTTCCTGCTCGACTGCGGCGCCTCCTCGCTGCCGGCGCTGAAACGAGAGGGCGTCGACCCGAACACGGTAGACGCGATATTCCTCACCCACCTCCACGGCGACCACTTCGGCGGCATCCCGTTTTTCGTCCTCGACGCACAACTGGTGTCGAAGCGCGAGGCCCCCCTGCTCGTGGCCGGGCCGCCCGGGACCGAGACGCGAGTCGAAGCCGCGATGGACGTCCTCTTTCCCGGCCTCTCCGAGGTCGAGCAGGCGTTCGACGTCACCTACCGCGAGTACGGGGCGGGCGAGTCGGTGGTCGACGAGGACGTCGAGGTGACCCCCTTCGAGGTGGTCCACCCCAGCGGTGCACCGGCGTACGCCCTGCGAGCCGCGTTCGACGGGCGGGTTCTCACCTACTCCGGGGACACGGAGTGGACCGAGTCGCTCGCGGCCGCCGCCCGCGGCGCGGACCTGTTCGTCTGTGAGGCGTACTTCTACGAGAAGTCCGTCCCGTATCACCTCGACTACGCGACGCTCCGCTCGCACCTCGGGACGCTCGACTGCGACCGCGTCGTCCTCACGCACATGAGCGAGGACATGCTGGCGAGGCGCTCCGAGGTCGACCTCGAGTGCGCCGAGGACGGGACGAGACTCACGCTGTAG
- a CDS encoding 3-oxoacyl-ACP reductase family protein — protein sequence MGTLDDTAALVTGGSRGIGRGIAEAFGREGAAVAVNYHSDDEAAEETVDAITDAGGRAVAVQADVSDEAEARDLVDHVETEFGGLDVLVNNAGVLEPSTLDEMDVETWDRTMSVDLRGTFLVTRFAIEGMLEQGHGRVINVASQLGIKGAAELTHYSAAKGGVIGFTRALAREVAPDVQVNAIAPGPIETDLLDDTTEEWREEKEAEVPLGRIGTVDEVVPTAVLLAGDGGSYYTGQTLSPDGGDAMH from the coding sequence ATGGGAACGCTCGACGACACGGCGGCACTGGTCACCGGCGGCTCGCGCGGTATCGGCCGCGGCATCGCTGAGGCGTTCGGCCGCGAGGGGGCCGCGGTCGCCGTGAACTACCACTCGGACGACGAGGCCGCCGAGGAGACCGTCGACGCGATAACCGACGCCGGCGGCCGCGCGGTCGCCGTACAGGCCGACGTGAGCGACGAGGCCGAGGCGCGCGACCTCGTCGACCACGTCGAGACGGAGTTCGGCGGCCTCGACGTCCTCGTCAACAACGCCGGCGTCCTCGAGCCGTCGACGCTCGACGAGATGGACGTGGAGACGTGGGACCGGACGATGTCGGTCGACCTCCGCGGGACCTTCCTCGTGACGCGCTTCGCCATCGAGGGGATGCTGGAGCAGGGCCACGGTCGGGTCATCAACGTCGCCTCGCAGTTGGGCATCAAGGGCGCCGCGGAGCTCACGCACTACTCGGCCGCGAAGGGCGGCGTCATCGGCTTCACACGCGCGCTCGCCCGCGAGGTCGCCCCGGACGTTCAGGTCAACGCCATCGCGCCCGGCCCCATCGAGACGGACCTCCTCGACGACACGACCGAGGAGTGGCGCGAGGAGAAGGAAGCCGAGGTCCCGCTCGGTCGAATCGGGACCGTCGACGAAGTCGTACCGACCGCGGTGCTCCTCGCCGGCGACGGCGGGAGCTACTACACTGGCCAGACGCTCAGCCCCGACGGCGGCGACGCGATGCACTGA
- a CDS encoding Tm-1-like ATP-binding domain-containing protein — protein sequence MSVVVVGTLDTKGEEVAFARDVLEAQGIDVHVVDVGVVGDPEFPPDTDAETVAEAGGGDLRSLRDAGDRGAAMDVMGDGAADIAQRLHEEGTLDGILGLGGSGNTSIATAAMRALPVGVPKLMVSTMASGDVEPYVGSTDVTMMYSVADIEGLNRLSRRVIANAALALAGMVDREADVAVEERPTVAITMFGVTTPCVQRAREYLEAEGYETIVFHATGSGGRAMEDLVRQGVVDGVLDVTTTEWADEHVGGVLAAGPDRLDAPGEVGVPHVVSVGALDMVNFGPPESVPERFEGRTFYQHNPQVTLMRTTPEEAAELGGIIAEKVNDATGPVAVYLPLDGVSALDAEGDAFHDPEADEALFDALREGLAPDVDLVELDAHVNDEAFALALARRLDEFVREG from the coding sequence GTGAGCGTCGTCGTCGTCGGAACGCTCGATACGAAGGGTGAGGAGGTCGCGTTCGCTCGCGACGTCCTCGAAGCGCAGGGTATCGACGTCCACGTCGTCGACGTGGGCGTCGTGGGCGACCCGGAGTTCCCGCCGGACACCGACGCCGAGACCGTCGCCGAGGCCGGCGGCGGCGACCTCCGGTCGCTTCGAGACGCCGGTGACCGCGGTGCGGCGATGGACGTGATGGGGGACGGCGCCGCGGACATCGCGCAGCGACTCCACGAGGAGGGCACCCTGGACGGTATCCTCGGCCTCGGCGGGTCGGGCAACACCTCCATCGCGACGGCGGCGATGCGGGCGCTCCCGGTCGGCGTCCCGAAACTGATGGTGTCGACGATGGCGTCGGGCGACGTCGAACCCTACGTCGGCTCCACGGACGTCACGATGATGTACTCGGTCGCGGACATCGAGGGACTGAACCGGCTCTCGCGGCGCGTCATCGCGAACGCGGCGCTGGCGCTGGCCGGCATGGTCGACCGCGAGGCCGACGTCGCCGTCGAGGAGCGTCCGACGGTCGCTATCACCATGTTCGGCGTCACGACGCCGTGTGTCCAGCGCGCCCGGGAGTACCTCGAAGCCGAGGGGTACGAGACCATCGTCTTCCACGCGACCGGGTCCGGCGGCCGGGCCATGGAGGACCTGGTCCGACAGGGGGTCGTCGACGGCGTCCTCGACGTGACGACGACGGAGTGGGCCGACGAACACGTCGGCGGCGTGCTCGCCGCCGGGCCGGACCGCCTCGACGCACCCGGCGAGGTGGGCGTCCCCCACGTGGTCTCGGTGGGGGCGCTCGACATGGTGAACTTCGGTCCGCCGGAGTCCGTCCCCGAGCGGTTCGAGGGACGGACGTTCTACCAGCACAACCCGCAGGTGACGTTGATGCGGACGACGCCCGAGGAGGCGGCCGAACTCGGCGGTATCATCGCGGAGAAGGTGAACGACGCGACCGGCCCGGTCGCGGTGTACCTCCCGCTCGACGGCGTCTCGGCGCTGGACGCCGAGGGCGATGCCTTCCACGACCCCGAGGCGGACGAGGCGCTGTTCGACGCGCTCCGGGAGGGCCTCGCCCCCGACGTCGACCTCGTCGAACTCGACGCGCACGTCAACGACGAGGCGTTCGCGCTGGCGCTCGCCCGGCGGCTGGACGAGTTCGTACGCGAGGGGTGA
- a CDS encoding phosphoenolpyruvate hydrolase family protein translates to MSNRFTREEALDGLRETVAEGRAVVGAGAGTGISAKFAERGGIDLLIIYNSGRYRMGGRGSLAGLLPYGDANEIVVEMGHEVLPVVEDTPVLAGVNGTDPFRQMDVFVADLKRRGFSGVQNFPTVGLIDEDSQFRRNLEETGMGYDEEVAMIREASEQGMLTCPYVFDTDQARAMTEAGADVVVAHMGLTTSGDIGAETSLDLDTAADRVQAIHDAATDVEDDVLVICHGGPIAWPDDARHVLDNTEGVVGFFGASSIERLPTEAAIENQAREFTEIEL, encoded by the coding sequence ATGTCGAACCGATTCACACGCGAGGAGGCGCTCGACGGACTCCGCGAGACGGTCGCCGAGGGACGCGCTGTCGTCGGCGCGGGGGCCGGGACCGGTATCTCGGCGAAGTTCGCCGAGCGCGGCGGCATCGACCTGCTGATCATCTACAACTCCGGGCGCTACCGGATGGGCGGTCGGGGGTCGCTCGCGGGGCTCCTGCCCTACGGCGACGCCAACGAAATCGTCGTCGAGATGGGCCACGAGGTCCTCCCGGTGGTCGAGGACACGCCGGTGCTCGCCGGCGTGAACGGGACGGACCCGTTCCGACAGATGGACGTGTTCGTCGCCGACCTGAAGCGTCGCGGCTTCTCCGGCGTCCAGAACTTCCCCACGGTCGGTCTCATCGACGAGGACAGCCAGTTCCGGCGGAACCTGGAGGAGACCGGCATGGGGTACGACGAGGAGGTGGCGATGATTCGGGAGGCCAGCGAACAGGGGATGCTCACCTGCCCGTACGTCTTCGACACCGACCAGGCCCGGGCGATGACCGAGGCGGGTGCCGACGTCGTCGTCGCCCACATGGGGCTGACGACGAGCGGCGACATCGGCGCGGAGACCTCGCTGGACCTCGACACCGCCGCCGACCGGGTGCAGGCGATTCACGACGCGGCGACAGACGTCGAAGACGACGTGCTGGTCATCTGCCACGGCGGCCCCATCGCCTGGCCCGACGACGCGAGACACGTCCTCGACAACACCGAGGGCGTCGTCGGCTTCTTCGGCGCGTCCAGCATCGAACGCCTCCCGACCGAGGCGGCCATCGAGAACCAGGCCCGCGAGTTCACGGAGATAGAGCTATGA
- a CDS encoding ketopantoate reductase family protein has product MEIAVIGSGAMGSLYGGTLAEAGHDVTLVDVWEEHVRTIEESGLRLTDDDGERAIPVRATTDPGTVSPPDLALVFVKSTQTDVALDGARPLLDERVDVLSLQNGLGNAEDIAGYVPERNVVAGVTTHGATLEGPGRVFHAGSGPTRIGRYFVDDDDRVDAIAGAFTAAGLPTTVSDAIRDDIWEKVLVNVGINAPTALARVENGALARTQEGRRVVEAAVHEAVAVARHEGCTIRDDIVDHVVDVAERTGTNASSMLQDVRAGRETEVERIHGAVVRRAARHDLAVPVNRTLADLVRLAQGA; this is encoded by the coding sequence ATGGAGATAGCGGTCATCGGAAGCGGGGCGATGGGGTCGCTCTACGGCGGGACGCTCGCCGAGGCGGGACACGACGTCACGCTCGTCGACGTCTGGGAGGAACACGTCCGGACCATCGAGGAGTCCGGCCTGCGACTCACCGACGACGACGGGGAACGGGCGATACCGGTGCGGGCGACGACCGACCCCGGAACCGTCTCGCCACCCGACCTGGCGCTCGTCTTCGTGAAGAGCACGCAGACCGACGTCGCCCTCGACGGCGCGCGACCGCTGCTGGACGAGCGTGTCGACGTGCTCTCGCTCCAGAACGGCCTCGGCAACGCCGAGGACATCGCGGGGTACGTCCCCGAGCGCAACGTCGTCGCCGGGGTGACGACCCACGGCGCGACGCTCGAAGGGCCGGGGCGGGTGTTCCACGCCGGGAGCGGGCCGACGCGCATCGGCCGGTACTTCGTCGACGACGACGACCGGGTCGACGCGATAGCCGGGGCGTTCACGGCCGCCGGCCTTCCGACGACGGTGTCCGACGCGATTCGGGACGACATCTGGGAGAAGGTGCTCGTCAACGTCGGCATCAACGCCCCGACCGCGCTCGCCCGCGTCGAGAACGGGGCGCTCGCGAGAACACAGGAGGGTCGACGCGTCGTCGAGGCCGCGGTACACGAGGCGGTCGCGGTCGCGCGGCACGAGGGCTGTACTATCCGCGACGATATCGTCGACCACGTCGTCGACGTCGCGGAGCGGACTGGTACGAACGCCTCCTCGATGCTCCAGGACGTCCGGGCGGGGCGCGAGACGGAGGTCGAGCGCATCCACGGCGCCGTCGTCCGGCGGGCGGCGCGACACGACCTCGCGGTCCCGGTCAACCGGACGCTCGCCGACCTCGTCCGACTCGCGCAGGGGGCGTAG
- the panB gene encoding 3-methyl-2-oxobutanoate hydroxymethyltransferase encodes MPSLTTLQEKAATDEPITLVNAYDYATARLVDRSDVDIALVGDSLGVTMLGYDGTDRVTVDEMVHHASAVSRAVEDTFVMVDLPFGAYNVTPAEAVRNANRLKKESGADAVKLEGGSEVAPTVEAIDAAGITVFGHLGVTPQTDDATDGYDVHGETSAEVNELVEDARAVDAAGAAGMILELVDPDAAATVTEATDGITLGIGAGPHCDAQAVTLHDLLGLQDVLPETVAGLRGTFGDDIVSHLDAYHEAVGSGEFPP; translated from the coding sequence GTGCCTTCGCTCACGACGCTACAGGAGAAAGCGGCGACCGACGAGCCGATAACGCTGGTGAACGCCTACGACTACGCGACGGCGCGACTCGTCGACCGGAGCGACGTCGACATCGCGCTGGTCGGCGACTCGCTCGGGGTCACGATGCTCGGCTACGACGGGACCGACCGCGTCACCGTCGACGAGATGGTCCACCACGCGAGCGCCGTCAGCCGGGCCGTCGAGGACACCTTCGTCATGGTCGACCTCCCGTTCGGGGCGTACAACGTCACGCCGGCCGAGGCCGTCCGGAACGCGAACCGCCTCAAGAAGGAGAGCGGCGCGGACGCGGTCAAACTCGAGGGCGGGAGCGAGGTGGCGCCGACGGTCGAGGCCATCGACGCCGCCGGCATCACCGTCTTCGGCCACCTGGGCGTCACCCCCCAGACAGACGACGCGACCGACGGCTACGACGTGCACGGCGAGACGTCCGCCGAGGTGAACGAACTCGTCGAGGACGCCCGCGCGGTCGACGCCGCCGGTGCGGCGGGGATGATCCTCGAACTGGTCGACCCCGACGCCGCGGCCACGGTCACCGAGGCGACCGACGGCATCACCCTCGGCATCGGTGCCGGGCCCCACTGCGACGCCCAGGCGGTGACGCTCCACGACCTGCTCGGCCTGCAGGACGTCCTCCCCGAGACGGTCGCCGGACTCCGCGGGACGTTCGGCGACGACATCGTCTCGCACCTCGACGCCTACCACGAGGCCGTCGGGTCGGGCGAGTTCCCCCCCTGA
- a CDS encoding bile acid:sodium symporter family protein, protein MSLLSKTERASDFVNKYFVVWVVAASVLALYRPDAVTWIGAYISPLLGVVMLGMGLTLTPADLRRIVDRPRDVFIGSLAQWTVMPLAAYGLVQLFSLPAELGIGLILLGAAPGGTSSNVMTYLGKGDVALSVAITSLTTVVAPVVMPAWVLLLAGTEIQVTFAEMFQEIVFIVLLPVVAGLTARQLLERVAPTAAEASLAVFPSISVLAIVVIVAAVVGLNAENILTVSAVAVAAMVAHNLIGLSSGYAIGRAANMPEDRVRATVFEVGWQNSGLATALAVAFFSPLAALLPALFSVWQLVLGPALATYFARNTEGEREPTRESDAVSVD, encoded by the coding sequence ATGTCACTGCTATCGAAAACCGAACGCGCGTCCGACTTCGTCAACAAGTACTTCGTCGTCTGGGTCGTCGCCGCGTCGGTGCTGGCGCTGTACCGGCCCGACGCCGTCACCTGGATCGGGGCGTACATCTCGCCGCTCCTCGGCGTCGTCATGCTGGGGATGGGGCTCACGCTCACGCCCGCCGACCTCCGGCGCATCGTCGACCGACCGCGGGACGTGTTCATCGGGTCGCTCGCCCAGTGGACGGTCATGCCGCTGGCGGCCTACGGCCTCGTCCAGCTCTTCTCGCTCCCCGCCGAACTCGGCATCGGCCTCATCCTGCTCGGGGCCGCCCCCGGCGGGACGTCCTCGAACGTCATGACCTACCTCGGGAAGGGGGACGTCGCGCTCTCGGTCGCCATCACGTCGCTCACGACCGTCGTCGCCCCGGTCGTGATGCCCGCGTGGGTGTTGCTGCTCGCCGGGACGGAGATACAGGTGACGTTCGCCGAGATGTTCCAGGAGATCGTCTTCATCGTCCTGTTGCCCGTGGTCGCCGGCCTCACGGCCCGTCAGCTACTCGAGCGGGTGGCGCCGACCGCCGCCGAGGCGAGTCTGGCCGTCTTCCCCTCCATCAGCGTCCTCGCCATCGTCGTCATCGTCGCGGCCGTGGTGGGGCTGAACGCCGAGAACATCCTCACGGTCAGCGCCGTCGCGGTCGCGGCCATGGTCGCCCACAACCTCATCGGCCTGTCGTCGGGCTACGCCATCGGCCGGGCGGCGAACATGCCGGAGGACCGCGTCCGCGCCACCGTCTTCGAGGTGGGGTGGCAGAACTCCGGGCTGGCGACCGCCCTGGCCGTCGCCTTCTTCAGCCCGCTGGCCGCGCTCCTCCCGGCGCTGTTCAGCGTCTGGCAACTCGTCCTCGGACCCGCGCTCGCGACCTACTTCGCGCGGAACACCGAGGGCGAGCGAGAGCCGACCCGCGAGAGCGACGCCGTGAGCGTCGACTGA
- a CDS encoding FAD-binding oxidoreductase: protein MTHDCSFLDDLDLDGAVSRGSSDRKNHAGDFGTREADEVEPDAVVFAASTADVAAVVGAATDHGVPVTPYAAGTGLESNATPVEGGISLSTVRMDTVLEVRPDDLQVDVQAGVIGEDVNEALARHGLFFPPLPSSGAISTIGGMIATDASGQQTVKYGEVADWVLELEVVLADGSVVELGSKAAKTSSGYNLKDLVVGSEGTLGVVTRATLEVAGRPEQVKGGRAVFATLADATEAISDAVTAGVDVAKIELIDDRTALLANTYSDTDLPERPMAFVEFHANHGIDEEIAFCRSVFDAHGLEEMEIASGEAMERLWQARKDITYAAEEYDPDLDIGPPGDVTVPISRYPEMISEVRAVAERYDLFVPCFGHAGDGNLHYFVLADYDDPEEAARAKEAYGELVERAIDLDGTATGEHGVGVGKREYLELEHGEAAVGAMRAVKQALDPRNTLNPGKVIPPE, encoded by the coding sequence ATGACCCACGACTGTTCGTTTCTCGACGACCTGGACCTCGACGGGGCCGTCTCGCGGGGGTCGTCCGACCGGAAGAACCACGCGGGCGACTTCGGGACCCGCGAGGCGGACGAGGTCGAACCGGACGCCGTCGTCTTCGCGGCGTCGACCGCCGACGTCGCGGCGGTCGTCGGAGCCGCCACCGACCACGGCGTGCCGGTCACCCCCTACGCCGCCGGCACCGGTCTCGAATCGAACGCCACCCCCGTCGAGGGGGGTATCAGCCTGAGCACCGTGCGGATGGACACGGTCCTCGAGGTCCGTCCGGACGACCTGCAGGTCGACGTCCAGGCGGGCGTCATCGGCGAGGACGTCAACGAGGCGCTCGCGCGCCACGGGCTGTTCTTCCCGCCGCTGCCGTCCTCGGGGGCCATCTCCACCATCGGGGGGATGATAGCGACCGACGCCTCGGGCCAGCAGACCGTGAAGTACGGCGAGGTCGCGGACTGGGTGCTCGAACTGGAGGTCGTCCTCGCCGACGGGTCGGTCGTCGAACTCGGGAGCAAGGCGGCGAAGACCTCCAGCGGCTACAACCTGAAGGACCTCGTCGTCGGCAGCGAGGGGACGCTCGGCGTCGTCACGCGCGCGACGCTCGAGGTGGCGGGCCGGCCCGAGCAGGTGAAGGGGGGGCGGGCGGTGTTCGCGACGCTCGCCGACGCGACCGAGGCCATCTCCGACGCCGTCACCGCCGGCGTCGACGTCGCGAAGATAGAACTCATCGACGACCGGACCGCCCTGCTCGCGAACACCTACTCCGACACCGACCTCCCGGAGCGACCGATGGCGTTCGTCGAGTTCCACGCGAACCACGGTATCGACGAGGAGATAGCGTTCTGCCGGAGCGTCTTCGACGCGCACGGCCTGGAGGAGATGGAGATCGCGTCGGGCGAGGCGATGGAGCGCCTCTGGCAGGCGCGAAAGGACATCACCTACGCGGCCGAGGAGTACGACCCCGACCTCGACATCGGCCCGCCGGGCGACGTCACCGTCCCCATCAGCCGCTACCCGGAGATGATCTCCGAGGTTCGGGCCGTCGCCGAGCGCTACGACCTGTTCGTCCCCTGTTTCGGCCACGCGGGCGACGGCAACCTCCACTACTTCGTCCTCGCCGACTACGACGACCCCGAGGAGGCCGCCCGCGCCAAGGAGGCCTACGGCGAACTCGTCGAGCGGGCCATCGACCTCGACGGCACCGCGACGGGCGAACACGGCGTCGGCGTCGGCAAGCGCGAGTACCTCGAACTCGAACACGGGGAGGCCGCAGTGGGTGCGATGCGAGCGGTGAAGCAGGCACTCGACCCGAGGAACACCCTCAACCCCGGTAAGGTCATCCCGCCGGAGTAG
- a CDS encoding MDR family MFS transporter translates to MTTDRRLATLGMMLGIFLAGIDGTIVSTAMPTVVSSLGGLELYSWVFAVYMLFAAVTMPLFGRLADSYGRKRLFYVGIGVFVVGSALAGAARSMPQLIAFRAVQGVGAGAMFSIPYTVLGVIYPPDQRGKAIGYGSAVWGVSSVVGPLLGYLIVATLSWRWVFYLSVPVGVAAALVTARSLEETTGAVDRHVDVAGAVTLSIGVGALLVALETLAESTVVAAGLVALGLASLAAFYVVERRARVPILPLSLFGDTTFVVTNAAGFLTSFAVFAALTYDPLFVQSVRGSASGAALIVFPISIGWSGTSFVSGRLINRFGERRLATVGPMLMAASFVVAALWSVDTPLWAMMATVFVTGVGMGTLTPPLLVAIQNHLGTERMGLATSSQQFFRNLGGTVGVAVLGVVLNASMRGRLAAVPGISDLGDLQRRLLDGGETPAVVAAIMADGLSVVFVASAVVCLTAAVVAAQIPEPGGESGARPSND, encoded by the coding sequence ATGACGACGGACCGGCGGCTCGCCACCCTGGGGATGATGCTGGGTATCTTCCTCGCCGGCATCGACGGGACCATCGTGAGTACGGCCATGCCGACGGTCGTCTCGTCGCTCGGCGGCCTCGAACTCTACTCGTGGGTGTTCGCCGTCTACATGCTGTTCGCGGCCGTCACGATGCCGCTGTTCGGTCGACTCGCGGACAGCTACGGGCGCAAGCGGCTCTTCTACGTCGGTATCGGCGTGTTCGTCGTCGGGAGCGCGCTCGCCGGCGCCGCCCGGAGCATGCCGCAACTCATCGCCTTCCGCGCCGTCCAGGGCGTCGGCGCGGGGGCGATGTTCTCCATCCCCTACACCGTCCTCGGCGTCATCTACCCGCCGGACCAGCGCGGGAAGGCCATCGGGTACGGGAGCGCCGTCTGGGGCGTCTCGAGCGTCGTCGGACCCCTGCTCGGCTACCTCATCGTCGCGACGCTGTCGTGGCGGTGGGTGTTCTACCTCAGCGTGCCGGTCGGCGTCGCGGCCGCACTGGTGACCGCCCGGTCGCTGGAGGAGACGACGGGGGCGGTCGACCGGCACGTCGACGTCGCGGGGGCCGTGACCCTCTCGATAGGGGTGGGCGCGCTCCTGGTCGCGCTCGAGACGCTCGCCGAGTCGACGGTCGTCGCCGCGGGACTCGTCGCGCTCGGCCTCGCGAGCCTCGCGGCGTTCTACGTCGTCGAACGCCGTGCCCGCGTCCCCATCCTCCCGCTGTCGCTGTTCGGCGACACGACGTTCGTCGTCACGAACGCGGCGGGGTTCCTCACGAGCTTCGCCGTCTTCGCCGCGCTCACCTACGACCCGCTGTTCGTCCAGAGCGTCCGCGGCAGCGCCTCGGGCGCCGCGCTCATCGTCTTCCCCATCTCCATCGGGTGGTCAGGGACGAGTTTCGTCTCGGGGCGCCTCATCAACCGCTTCGGCGAGCGACGCCTCGCCACCGTCGGGCCGATGCTCATGGCCGCGAGCTTCGTGGTCGCCGCCCTCTGGAGCGTCGACACGCCCCTCTGGGCGATGATGGCGACGGTGTTCGTCACCGGCGTCGGGATGGGGACGCTCACCCCGCCGCTGCTCGTCGCCATCCAGAACCACCTCGGGACCGAGCGGATGGGGCTCGCGACCTCCTCACAGCAGTTCTTCCGGAACCTCGGGGGGACCGTCGGCGTCGCGGTGCTCGGCGTCGTCCTCAACGCCTCGATGCGCGGGCGGCTCGCCGCCGTCCCCGGCATCTCCGACCTCGGCGACCTCCAGCGGCGCCTCCTCGACGGGGGGGAGACGCCGGCAGTGGTCGCCGCCATCATGGCCGACGGCCTGAGCGTCGTCTTCGTCGCGTCGGCAGTCGTGTGTCTGACAGCGGCGGTCGTGGCCGCACAGATACCGGAACCGGGTGGCGAATCGGGAGCCCGTCCGTCGAACGACTGA
- a CDS encoding IclR family transcriptional regulator, with amino-acid sequence MENDSVTHGMGGSTNGVKAVETSFRIVDALKDTGGGKVTDIVDRTGLSKGAVYKHLTTLMDHDLVVKRGQEYTLGFRFLDYGGYLRSRYIGSELIKPQIQDLAEETGEVALFSIPEKDRVITLFRENGNKGVFTRTRLGMRLHMHQTAGGKAILSQFSRSEVEGVIERVGLPRATEATITDEEALFEELETIRERGFALNREESTEGLVAVSVPLTPDDTVIGACGIAGPRHRMGEERVMEEIPDLLLSVVNELELNITHSHGPIQLFCPE; translated from the coding sequence ATGGAAAACGACAGCGTCACACACGGGATGGGCGGGTCGACGAACGGGGTGAAAGCCGTCGAGACCTCCTTTCGAATCGTCGACGCGCTCAAGGACACCGGCGGTGGAAAGGTCACGGACATCGTCGACCGGACCGGCCTCTCGAAGGGGGCGGTGTACAAGCACCTGACCACGCTGATGGACCACGACCTGGTCGTGAAGCGCGGACAGGAGTACACCCTCGGGTTCCGGTTCCTCGATTACGGCGGCTACCTCCGGTCGCGCTACATCGGCTCCGAACTCATCAAACCGCAGATACAGGACCTGGCGGAGGAGACCGGCGAGGTGGCGCTGTTCTCCATCCCCGAGAAGGACCGCGTCATCACGCTGTTCAGGGAGAACGGCAACAAGGGGGTGTTCACCAGGACGCGCTTGGGGATGCGACTGCACATGCACCAGACCGCCGGCGGGAAGGCCATCCTCTCGCAGTTCTCCCGGTCGGAGGTCGAGGGGGTGATCGAGCGGGTCGGCCTGCCGAGGGCGACCGAGGCCACCATCACCGACGAGGAGGCACTGTTCGAGGAACTGGAGACCATCCGCGAGCGGGGGTTCGCCCTGAACCGGGAGGAGAGCACGGAGGGCCTCGTCGCCGTGTCGGTCCCGCTCACGCCCGACGACACGGTCATCGGCGCGTGCGGCATCGCCGGCCCCCGACACCGGATGGGCGAGGAGCGGGTGATGGAGGAGATACCCGACCTGCTGTTGAGCGTCGTCAACGAACTCGAACTGAACATCACCCACTCCCACGGCCCCATCCAGCTGTTCTGTCCCGAGTAG